A single genomic interval of Acidobacteriota bacterium harbors:
- a CDS encoding class I SAM-dependent methyltransferase gives MRIRPYVGGRVVNVAGGLVITALTCGAGSAFAQSVPVQAAPFEPVSGQAGKDVVWVPTPQVTVDKMLELTRVSAADYVIDLGSGNGITVISAAKKGATALGVEFNPDMVALARRLAEEAGVSQKATFVQGDLFEADLSKATVITLFLLPDINEQLKPKLLDLRPGTRIASNTFEMGDWEPDVRETAAPCTSWCTALMWVVPAKVAGTWQVGKETLSLTQDNQMLSGTLGSMPIADGKMNGTTITFTAGSRTYTGTVDGARITGSGWSATRRQ, from the coding sequence ATGCGTATCAGGCCATACGTCGGTGGGAGAGTCGTGAACGTGGCGGGTGGGCTCGTCATCACCGCGTTGACGTGCGGTGCGGGGAGCGCGTTCGCGCAGTCGGTGCCGGTCCAGGCCGCGCCGTTCGAGCCGGTGAGCGGGCAGGCGGGGAAGGACGTGGTCTGGGTGCCCACGCCGCAGGTGACCGTCGACAAGATGCTCGAGCTCACGCGCGTGTCGGCAGCCGACTACGTGATCGATCTCGGATCCGGTAACGGCATCACGGTGATCTCGGCCGCGAAGAAGGGCGCCACGGCACTCGGCGTGGAGTTCAACCCCGACATGGTCGCGTTGGCGCGGCGCCTGGCCGAAGAGGCCGGCGTGAGCCAGAAGGCGACGTTCGTGCAGGGCGATCTCTTCGAGGCGGATCTCTCGAAGGCGACGGTGATCACGCTGTTCCTGCTGCCCGACATCAACGAGCAGCTCAAGCCGAAGCTGCTCGACCTGAGGCCCGGCACGCGGATCGCGTCCAACACGTTCGAGATGGGCGACTGGGAGCCGGACGTCCGCGAGACGGCGGCGCCGTGCACCTCGTGGTGCACCGCCCTGATGTGGGTGGTGCCTGCGAAGGTCGCGGGGACATGGCAGGTGGGGAAGGAGACGCTCTCGCTGACGCAGGACAATCAGATGCTCAGCGGAACGCTCGGCAGCATGCCTATCGCCGACGGCAAGATGAACGGAACCACGATCACGTTCACGGCCGGGAGCAGGACGTACACGGGCACGGTGGACGGCGCGCGCATCACGGGCAGCGGCTGGTCGGCCACGCGTCGGCAATAG
- a CDS encoding FAD:protein FMN transferase: protein MRWGSVLAAATLTATAVVMTGASMSAERDDRDIGGASRATDHLVHVQRYGMGTMFDLFAYHASRETAQQAVDAAWAEIDRLDRVMSHFRDDSDLSRLNRDGARGFVTVDPSLHDILASSASLSLRTGGRFDVTMTPVLRVWQRAFDAGQPPSDADVAEAQACVGADRVETLAPDRVRFTTPCTAVELGGVGKGYAVDRALAVLASRGVRNALINAGGSSIGAIGAPPDSDGWPVRLGAPVTGHQVALLQDASMSTSTQHRRAFARGAGRFGAIVDPRAGAPVPSDASVTVIAANGTSAEALTKALLMTSPEEATAMLGAFPGVVALWISADGRLTSAWRESTLSLADAP from the coding sequence ATGCGCTGGGGTAGCGTGCTCGCGGCTGCGACGCTGACCGCGACGGCGGTCGTCATGACCGGCGCATCGATGTCGGCGGAGCGGGACGATCGGGACATCGGTGGCGCGTCGCGTGCGACCGACCATCTCGTACACGTGCAGCGCTACGGCATGGGCACGATGTTCGATCTGTTCGCGTACCACGCGTCGCGCGAGACGGCGCAGCAGGCCGTCGACGCCGCGTGGGCCGAGATCGACCGCCTCGATCGCGTCATGAGTCACTTTCGCGACGACAGCGATCTCAGCCGGTTGAATCGCGACGGCGCACGCGGGTTCGTGACGGTCGATCCGTCGCTGCACGACATCCTCGCCTCGTCCGCATCGTTGTCGCTCAGAACCGGTGGACGCTTCGACGTGACGATGACGCCGGTACTGCGGGTGTGGCAGCGTGCGTTCGACGCGGGGCAGCCGCCGTCTGACGCAGACGTCGCAGAGGCACAGGCGTGTGTGGGAGCCGACCGCGTCGAGACGCTGGCACCCGATCGCGTGCGGTTCACAACGCCGTGTACGGCCGTCGAACTCGGTGGCGTGGGGAAGGGGTATGCCGTCGATCGGGCGCTCGCCGTACTCGCGTCGCGGGGCGTGCGCAACGCGTTGATCAATGCCGGCGGGAGTTCGATCGGTGCGATCGGGGCGCCGCCAGACAGCGATGGCTGGCCCGTTCGTCTTGGTGCGCCAGTGACGGGACATCAGGTCGCTCTGCTGCAGGACGCGTCGATGTCCACGTCAACACAGCACCGTCGAGCGTTCGCGCGCGGCGCCGGGCGCTTCGGGGCCATCGTCGACCCGCGCGCCGGCGCGCCGGTGCCATCCGATGCAAGCGTCACGGTGATTGCCGCGAACGGGACGTCGGCCGAAGCCTTGACGAAGGCGCTCCTCATGACGTCGCCAGAGGAAGCGACAGCCATGCTCGGCGCGTTCCCCGGCGTGGTCGCACTCTGGATCTCCGCTGATGGCCGCCTCACGTCCGCGTGGCGTGAGTCCACGCTCTCGCTCGCCGATGCTCCCTGA
- a CDS encoding type II toxin-antitoxin system HicB family antitoxin, which produces MHKYELIVYWDAEDGVFVAEVPELPGCMAHGTTPSDAVSAVQDAIQFWIETATADGRAVPVPKGRRLLYA; this is translated from the coding sequence ATGCACAAGTACGAACTCATCGTGTACTGGGATGCCGAAGACGGTGTGTTCGTGGCCGAGGTCCCGGAACTGCCGGGCTGTATGGCTCACGGCACCACGCCGTCGGACGCCGTCAGTGCCGTGCAGGACGCCATCCAGTTCTGGATCGAAACGGCTACTGCGGATGGTCGAGCCGTGCCGGTACCGAAGGGGCGTCGACTTCTTTACGCGTAG
- a CDS encoding glycine zipper 2TM domain-containing protein — protein sequence MTRITSSIVALLLVSHIGLLSTPALAAGDQPRRDRYEDRRDRRADERDARRDHRDVRWDARDAYWDARDARWDARDARRDRRDAYWDAARDYRYDRRYRPRRMTRYDTIYRGSDNRYYCRRDDGTTGLIVGGITGGVLGNIIAPGRNKTLGTIIGAGAGAIIGHSIDKGDIVCR from the coding sequence ATGACGCGCATCACGAGCTCCATCGTGGCCCTGCTGCTGGTTTCGCACATCGGCCTGCTCTCGACCCCGGCACTCGCCGCCGGCGATCAGCCGCGTCGCGACCGCTACGAGGATCGCCGGGACCGCCGCGCCGATGAGCGCGACGCTCGCCGGGATCATCGGGACGTCCGCTGGGACGCGCGCGACGCCTACTGGGATGCCCGCGATGCCCGCTGGGATGCCCGTGACGCTCGCCGGGATCGTCGTGACGCCTACTGGGATGCGGCCCGCGACTACCGTTACGACCGCCGGTACCGTCCGCGCCGCATGACGCGGTACGACACGATCTACCGCGGTTCGGACAACCGCTACTACTGCCGTCGTGACGATGGGACGACGGGCCTGATCGTGGGCGGCATCACGGGCGGCGTGCTCGGCAACATCATCGCCCCGGGCCGCAACAAGACGCTCGGCACGATCATCGGTGCCGGCGCCGGCGCCATCATCGGCCACTCGATCGACAAGGGCGACATCGTCTGCCGGTGA
- a CDS encoding phage tail sheath family protein, whose amino-acid sequence MTDGPTIPGVYVDDVRARDPLIAGASTAVTAFVGAASSGVIDTPVLVRSVAEFERPFGDLARACPMSYAVSQFFANGGTDAVIVRVESRTGAALTDDDVSADWLEGDRKGLWALEHADTVDLLCIPPFTFDSDISAQTRAAAVRYAAARRAMFIADPLIGWTSASEIVSGTNSIDSATWGVAPDPNATLHVPRMQCADPLQGGRLADFVPCGAIAGVFARTDRRRGVWKAPAGVEATLTGAVGATVALTDNDNRQLTERGVNGLRVLPRIGPVVWGARTTAGADALASDWKYVPIRRTALFIEKSLIRGTTWARLEPNDDPLWARLRLGVDTFMHGLFRQGAFQGSTPKEAWFVRCDSTTTTEHDIDTGLATIVVGFAPLRPAEFVVITVRVPAGRGGPVLS is encoded by the coding sequence ATGACCGATGGCCCGACCATACCAGGCGTCTACGTCGACGATGTGCGCGCCAGGGATCCTCTGATCGCCGGCGCGTCGACGGCGGTGACGGCGTTCGTGGGCGCGGCGAGTTCCGGTGTCATCGACACGCCCGTGCTCGTCCGCAGTGTCGCCGAGTTCGAGCGGCCGTTCGGGGATCTCGCGCGCGCATGTCCGATGAGCTACGCCGTCAGCCAGTTCTTCGCCAACGGTGGGACCGATGCCGTGATCGTCAGGGTGGAAAGCCGCACAGGCGCGGCGCTCACCGACGATGACGTATCGGCCGACTGGTTGGAAGGTGACAGAAAGGGACTGTGGGCGCTGGAGCACGCCGACACCGTCGATCTCCTGTGCATTCCGCCGTTCACGTTCGACAGCGACATCTCGGCGCAGACGCGCGCGGCGGCCGTCAGGTATGCCGCCGCACGTCGCGCGATGTTCATCGCGGATCCGCTCATCGGCTGGACCAGCGCATCGGAGATCGTCAGCGGTACCAACAGCATCGACAGCGCCACATGGGGCGTGGCTCCTGACCCGAACGCCACGCTCCACGTTCCACGCATGCAGTGCGCCGATCCTCTGCAGGGCGGACGTCTGGCTGATTTCGTTCCCTGTGGCGCCATCGCGGGCGTGTTCGCGCGGACGGATCGCCGCCGCGGCGTGTGGAAGGCTCCGGCAGGCGTGGAGGCGACGCTGACAGGCGCGGTCGGTGCGACCGTTGCGCTGACCGACAACGACAACAGGCAACTCACCGAACGCGGAGTGAACGGCTTACGCGTGTTACCGCGGATCGGGCCCGTCGTGTGGGGCGCCCGCACCACTGCTGGTGCCGATGCGCTCGCGAGTGACTGGAAGTACGTGCCGATCCGGCGAACGGCGCTGTTCATCGAGAAGAGCCTGATCCGCGGGACGACATGGGCTCGGCTCGAGCCGAACGACGATCCACTGTGGGCCCGCCTCCGGCTCGGCGTCGACACGTTCATGCACGGCCTCTTCAGACAGGGCGCCTTCCAGGGATCCACGCCGAAGGAGGCCTGGTTCGTCAGGTGCGACAGCACCACCACCACAGAGCACGACATCGACACAGGCTTGGCCACCATCGTCGTCGGCTTCGCGCCACTGAGGCCGGCCGAGTTCGTCGTGATCACGGTGCGTGTCCCAGCCGGGCGCGGAGGGCCGGTGCTCTCGTAG
- a CDS encoding DUF362 domain-containing protein — protein sequence MDRRTFLYSVSMGTFIGLAGRALHAQDHGLDVLRIKVEQPAIPLTPLGMPGLFPGRVIETHNAGVIERGRVSQPVVRRMLASGMTALTGDASPEDAWRRFIEPTDVVGIKVNPSGSPFIVSRAEIVREVIASLRAIGVPAANIIVFDRNSNQLDLNGYHALMPAGVRVVGLDDQWTVDGERHGGYDRDVFCEMNCFGERETRSYLGRIISTEVDKIINIPVVKEHNASGVTGCLKNLAYGSYNNVARTHVAPTTYTSPAIAVMCASLPVRTKAVLHVMDGIRGGYHAGPFSWNSSFHFEPRSILIGTDPVAVDRVELEMVERKRRDVGVPSLWDHDPGNLGNVAQMQADARRNRFFRQPAHIRVSGELGLGRWDLAQIDHRRVEVA from the coding sequence ATGGACCGTCGAACGTTCCTGTACAGCGTCTCCATGGGGACGTTCATCGGGCTCGCGGGTCGGGCACTGCACGCGCAGGACCACGGACTCGACGTGCTGCGCATCAAGGTGGAGCAGCCCGCCATCCCGCTCACGCCACTCGGCATGCCCGGCCTGTTTCCCGGCCGCGTCATCGAGACGCACAACGCCGGCGTGATCGAGCGTGGACGCGTGTCGCAACCCGTGGTCAGGCGCATGCTGGCGAGCGGCATGACGGCGCTCACCGGCGATGCGTCGCCCGAAGACGCGTGGCGCCGTTTCATCGAGCCGACCGACGTCGTGGGCATCAAGGTGAATCCGTCGGGTTCGCCGTTCATCGTGTCGCGCGCCGAGATCGTGCGCGAAGTGATCGCGTCGCTCCGCGCGATCGGTGTGCCGGCGGCCAACATCATCGTGTTCGACAGGAACTCGAACCAGCTCGATCTCAACGGCTACCACGCGCTGATGCCGGCTGGCGTGCGCGTGGTGGGCCTCGACGATCAGTGGACGGTCGACGGTGAGCGCCACGGTGGGTACGACCGCGACGTGTTCTGCGAGATGAACTGCTTCGGTGAGCGCGAGACGCGCTCCTACCTCGGACGCATCATCTCGACGGAAGTGGACAAGATCATCAACATCCCCGTGGTGAAGGAGCACAACGCGTCGGGCGTCACCGGTTGCCTGAAGAACCTCGCGTACGGGTCGTACAACAACGTCGCGCGCACGCACGTGGCGCCGACCACGTACACGAGTCCGGCCATCGCGGTGATGTGCGCCTCGTTGCCGGTGCGCACCAAGGCCGTCCTGCACGTGATGGATGGCATCCGCGGCGGCTACCATGCGGGCCCGTTCTCGTGGAATTCGTCGTTCCATTTCGAGCCGCGCTCGATCCTGATCGGCACAGACCCTGTTGCCGTCGATCGCGTCGAGCTCGAGATGGTCGAACGCAAGCGGCGCGACGTGGGCGTACCGTCGCTGTGGGACCACGATCCGGGCAACCTCGGGAATGTCGCGCAGATGCAGGCCGATGCGCGGAGGAACCGCTTCTTTCGTCAGCCCGCGCACATTCGTGTCTCCGGCGAACTCGGGCTCGGCCGCTGGGATCTGGCGCAGATCGATCATCGTCGCGTGGAGGTGGCCTAG
- a CDS encoding sensor histidine kinase, whose protein sequence is MRLHSLKTWPVAAAALTGLLVVITASLLTTARRAEVIYGEIDALNRHHREIETTLRRLRSDVHLSGIFIRDYLLDPSRDKAPEYRAQLTDLRQQQAEAVAELGTLPQADGLVDVASLKVKLDDYWQAFEPVFDWNIIQKVLNSTSFLRNEVLPRREAVLAIARDIEALNDANLVSQRAAVARKQEAFRADLRRVLWQSVIVGALVAITAVLALRTAERRSDEERDRAEQAEEHMRHLSHGLVSMQEEERRKLSRELHDHVGQMLTALRMAIGRAERVDSPVARTAVLADARTQVDELIESVRDLSLGLRPSMLDDFGLSPALEWLARDFQRRADLDVRLTMSGPMTALSDAQRTCIYRVVQEALTNCARHAAATHVDVLVAVEGPSVLVSVKDDGRGVERTRATNGLGLVGIAERARELGGTFDIGPGAADTGTHLRVRLPMRPAQAEEALDAAVAG, encoded by the coding sequence GTGCGTCTTCACTCGCTCAAGACGTGGCCCGTGGCCGCTGCGGCGCTGACGGGCCTCCTCGTGGTGATCACCGCGTCGCTGCTGACCACGGCGCGACGTGCGGAGGTCATCTATGGCGAGATCGACGCGCTCAATCGTCACCATCGCGAGATCGAGACCACGCTGCGGCGATTGCGGTCCGACGTGCATCTGTCGGGCATCTTCATCCGCGACTACCTGCTGGATCCGTCGCGCGACAAGGCGCCCGAGTATCGCGCGCAGTTGACGGATCTGCGCCAGCAGCAGGCGGAGGCCGTGGCCGAACTCGGGACGCTGCCGCAGGCGGATGGCCTTGTCGACGTCGCGAGTCTCAAGGTCAAGCTCGATGACTACTGGCAGGCCTTCGAGCCGGTATTCGACTGGAACATCATCCAGAAGGTGCTCAACAGCACCAGCTTCCTGCGCAACGAGGTGCTGCCGCGGCGCGAAGCCGTGCTGGCGATCGCCCGCGACATCGAAGCGCTCAACGACGCGAACCTCGTCTCGCAGCGCGCGGCCGTGGCCCGCAAGCAGGAGGCGTTTCGCGCCGATCTCCGGCGTGTGCTCTGGCAGAGCGTGATCGTCGGTGCGCTGGTGGCCATCACGGCCGTGCTCGCGCTGCGCACCGCCGAGCGCCGCTCCGACGAGGAACGCGATCGTGCCGAGCAGGCCGAGGAGCACATGCGGCACCTCTCGCACGGGCTCGTGTCGATGCAGGAAGAAGAGCGCCGCAAGCTGTCGCGCGAACTGCACGACCACGTGGGGCAGATGCTCACGGCGCTGCGCATGGCGATCGGACGTGCCGAGCGCGTCGATTCACCCGTCGCGCGGACAGCCGTGCTCGCCGATGCGCGGACGCAGGTGGACGAGCTCATCGAGTCCGTGCGCGATCTGTCGCTCGGCCTGCGCCCCAGCATGCTCGACGACTTCGGATTGTCGCCCGCGCTCGAGTGGCTTGCGCGTGACTTCCAGCGTCGCGCGGATCTCGACGTCCGGCTCACCATGTCGGGGCCGATGACGGCACTCTCCGACGCGCAGCGGACGTGCATCTATCGCGTCGTGCAGGAGGCGCTCACCAACTGCGCACGCCATGCCGCGGCAACTCACGTCGATGTTCTGGTGGCCGTCGAAGGTCCGTCGGTGCTCGTGTCGGTGAAAGACGATGGGCGGGGCGTCGAGAGGACGCGTGCGACCAACGGCCTCGGTCTGGTAGGGATCGCGGAGCGTGCGCGCGAGCTCGGCGGCACGTTCGACATCGGACCGGGCGCGGCCGACACGGGCACGCACCTGCGCGTCAGGCTGCCGATGCGGCCGGCGCAGGCCGAGGAGGCGCTGGATGCGGCTGTTGCTGGCTGA
- a CDS encoding response regulator transcription factor, with product MRLLLADDHAIVRRGMRALIDAQDTLTVVAEAADGVEAVALCEQHKPDIAVLDVAMPRLSGIDVAERVRRLPNPPHVIMLSMHADESYILRALNAGAGAYLLKDATDEDLLPAIQAVTKRRHYFSEAVGRLLSEDFIAQLRRRGLTDSYELLTDREKEVLLLLAHGRSNKEVAHELSVGVSTVETHRANLMQKLGLHSTAEIVLYAVRKRLIS from the coding sequence ATGCGGCTGTTGCTGGCTGACGACCACGCCATCGTGCGCCGCGGCATGCGCGCGTTGATCGACGCGCAGGACACGTTGACGGTCGTGGCCGAAGCGGCTGACGGCGTGGAGGCCGTGGCCCTGTGCGAGCAGCACAAGCCCGACATCGCGGTGCTCGATGTCGCCATGCCGCGGCTGTCGGGCATCGACGTCGCCGAGCGCGTACGGCGCCTGCCCAATCCGCCGCACGTGATCATGCTCAGCATGCACGCCGACGAATCGTACATCCTGCGCGCGCTCAACGCCGGCGCTGGCGCGTACCTGCTGAAGGACGCCACCGACGAGGATCTACTCCCCGCGATCCAGGCCGTCACGAAGCGGCGCCATTACTTCAGCGAAGCCGTGGGTCGCCTGCTGTCGGAGGACTTCATCGCGCAGTTGCGTCGTCGTGGGCTTACGGATTCCTACGAGCTCCTCACCGATCGCGAGAAGGAGGTGCTCCTCCTCCTCGCGCACGGCCGCTCGAACAAGGAAGTGGCCCATGAGCTGTCAGTCGGTGTGTCGACGGTCGAGACGCACCGCGCCAACCTGATGCAGAAGCTCGGCCTGCACAGCACCGCGGAGATCGTGCTGTACGCCGTCCGCAAGCGGCTGATCAGCTGA
- a CDS encoding PQQ-binding-like beta-propeller repeat protein: protein MQAAASVNAQAMADASDDWVTLLAGSDRRGGVVAPRIDAPRDLLWRVVLPDVVRSSPVLGGATLYVTCRDGLLYALDAASGRARWTFDAGSALRSTPSLSGGRVLFGADDGRVYAVDRSSGRVSWKASLGGEVWTSPVVLRTLVYAGTTSGVFAAVDGETGRVVWTRTFDERITSTPYATADAVYVGTAAGTVRALDPRTGRDVWVRQVPDSVCGAPALADGVLVIASEDFTVRALDARTGDERWMVETELGVIASPAVGAGKAFVGGKDGYFYAIDVRTGALAWKTPDIRTITSPAVVVGTMVCIQTYYGATRAYHVETGEPLWVTNLGGSLASAPILTPDAIYLVTERGIVYALG, encoded by the coding sequence ATGCAAGCCGCCGCTTCCGTGAACGCGCAAGCGATGGCCGACGCGTCGGACGACTGGGTGACGCTGCTCGCCGGCAGCGATCGTCGCGGCGGCGTCGTGGCGCCGCGCATCGATGCCCCTCGCGATCTGCTGTGGCGCGTCGTGCTGCCCGACGTCGTGCGGTCGAGTCCGGTACTGGGCGGCGCGACGCTCTACGTCACATGCCGCGACGGCCTGCTCTACGCGCTCGACGCGGCCAGTGGGCGCGCACGCTGGACCTTCGACGCCGGTTCGGCGCTGCGATCGACGCCCTCGCTCTCGGGCGGCCGCGTCCTGTTCGGCGCCGACGATGGGCGCGTGTACGCCGTGGATCGCTCGTCGGGCCGTGTGTCGTGGAAGGCGTCGCTCGGGGGCGAAGTCTGGACGTCTCCCGTCGTGCTCAGGACGCTGGTCTACGCGGGGACCACGAGCGGCGTGTTCGCGGCGGTCGACGGCGAGACCGGGCGCGTGGTGTGGACGCGAACGTTCGACGAGCGCATCACCTCGACGCCGTACGCGACGGCCGACGCGGTGTACGTCGGCACGGCCGCCGGCACGGTGCGCGCGCTGGATCCGCGTACCGGACGCGACGTGTGGGTACGTCAGGTGCCCGATAGCGTGTGCGGCGCGCCGGCGCTCGCCGACGGCGTGCTCGTGATCGCGTCCGAGGACTTCACCGTGCGCGCACTCGACGCCAGGACTGGTGACGAGCGCTGGATGGTGGAGACCGAACTCGGCGTGATCGCCTCGCCGGCGGTCGGCGCCGGCAAGGCATTCGTCGGCGGCAAGGACGGGTACTTCTACGCGATCGACGTGCGCACCGGCGCGCTTGCGTGGAAGACGCCCGACATCCGTACCATCACGTCTCCCGCGGTGGTCGTCGGTACGATGGTCTGCATCCAGACCTACTACGGCGCGACGCGTGCGTACCACGTGGAGACCGGCGAACCGCTCTGGGTGACCAACCTCGGCGGTTCTCTCGCCAGCGCGCCAATCCTGACACCCGACGCGATCTACCTGGTGACCGAGCGGGGCATCGTGTATGCGCTGGGGTAG
- the murQ gene encoding N-acetylmuramic acid 6-phosphate etherase encodes MTNDLPVTEQENVRSRGIDALSIEETVALINDEDHRVAEAVRLELPHVARAVEGIVERLRRGGRMIYVGAGTSGRLGVLDASECPPTYGVSPELVQGMIAGGYQACHRAVEASEDDSDAGARDIAARQVSANDVVVGIAASGRTPYTIGAVAHARAIGALTVAVTCVPGSAITEAAEIAIAPMVGPEVVAGSTRMKAGTAQKLVLNMLSTTALIKLGYVRGNRMTNMRARNSKLLARAVRIVAGDAGLDDAAAEAALERAGGDVATAIVMARTGRSREDAREALDATRSVIDDAVARLKG; translated from the coding sequence ATGACCAACGACCTGCCTGTCACCGAACAGGAGAACGTTCGCTCGCGCGGCATCGACGCGCTCTCGATCGAGGAGACCGTCGCGCTCATCAACGACGAAGACCACCGCGTGGCCGAGGCGGTTCGTCTCGAGCTTCCGCACGTCGCGCGCGCCGTGGAGGGCATCGTCGAGCGACTGCGGCGCGGTGGACGGATGATCTACGTCGGCGCCGGCACGTCGGGCCGGCTCGGCGTACTCGACGCGTCGGAATGTCCGCCGACGTACGGCGTGTCGCCCGAACTCGTCCAGGGCATGATCGCGGGGGGCTACCAAGCCTGCCATCGCGCCGTGGAAGCGTCGGAAGACGACAGCGACGCCGGCGCACGCGACATTGCCGCACGACAGGTCAGCGCCAACGACGTCGTCGTCGGCATCGCGGCGTCTGGCCGGACGCCATACACCATCGGCGCCGTTGCGCACGCGCGGGCCATCGGCGCACTCACGGTGGCCGTGACGTGCGTGCCCGGCTCGGCGATCACTGAAGCCGCCGAGATCGCCATCGCACCGATGGTCGGTCCTGAAGTCGTCGCGGGCTCCACGCGCATGAAGGCCGGAACGGCGCAGAAGCTCGTGCTGAACATGCTGTCCACGACAGCGCTCATCAAGCTGGGCTACGTGCGCGGCAACCGCATGACCAACATGCGCGCGCGCAACTCGAAGCTGCTCGCTCGCGCCGTGCGCATCGTGGCCGGCGATGCGGGACTCGACGATGCGGCAGCCGAAGCCGCGCTGGAGCGCGCGGGCGGCGACGTGGCGACCGCCATCGTCATGGCGCGCACCGGCCGCTCGCGAGAGGACGCGCGCGAGGCCCTCGACGCCACGCGCAGCGTCATCGACGATGCAGTCGCGAGGCTGAAGGGCTGA